A genomic region of Sideroxydans sp. CL21 contains the following coding sequences:
- a CDS encoding cytochrome C, with product MTTTLRILALASLLFALPFQAQANKLLMPGEVIKSHAKEEENCEKCHKKFDKAAQSQLCADCHKDIGKDLKEKRGFHGRLDAAKECKECHTDHKGRDAKVAEFDHAKFDHTKTDYPLKGAHLNEKVKCTDCHKPEKKFREAPAYCNDCHRKDDKHKGGLGTDCAKCHVEKDWKTTAFDHNKTKFKLLGKHEEVKCAKCHIDNKFKDTPMQCNSCHKKDDKHKGKLGPKCESCHTEKSWKEILFDHDKKTKYPLLGKHREVKCDKCHIDNKFKDTPKVCSACHKKDDDKAHKGKFGQKCDTCHVEREWKEITFDHDKATKYPLLGKHKQAKCAACHKGDLYKDKLPTKCNSCHEKDDKHKGNFGPKCESCHVEKDWKEVLFDHDKQTKYPLLGKHRQAKCAACHKGDVYKDKLPSDCVSCHEKDDKHKGQEGKKCESCHDAQTWNKTTFDHNRMSAFPLLGRHLLVECKKCHAAVTFKDARSDCWSCHEKDDVHKRKLATECQICHNTRDWKAWDFDHNKTSFKLDGPHKKIGGKCYACHKKPMDKKVLLSTACGICHDRDDVHNGNFGDRCERCHEGNDWKQIKMGVVTTRKK from the coding sequence ATGACGACGACCCTCCGCATTCTCGCCTTGGCGAGCCTCTTGTTCGCGCTTCCCTTCCAGGCACAAGCAAATAAATTGCTGATGCCGGGCGAAGTCATCAAGAGCCATGCCAAGGAAGAAGAGAATTGCGAAAAGTGTCACAAGAAATTCGACAAGGCAGCGCAATCGCAATTGTGCGCCGACTGCCATAAGGATATCGGCAAAGATCTCAAGGAAAAACGCGGCTTCCATGGCCGGTTGGATGCAGCCAAGGAATGCAAGGAGTGCCATACCGACCACAAGGGACGGGATGCCAAGGTTGCCGAATTCGATCATGCCAAATTCGACCATACCAAAACCGACTATCCATTAAAGGGCGCACACCTGAACGAAAAGGTGAAGTGCACGGATTGTCACAAGCCTGAAAAAAAATTCCGTGAAGCTCCGGCTTACTGCAACGATTGCCACAGGAAAGACGACAAGCACAAGGGCGGCTTGGGTACGGATTGTGCAAAATGCCATGTCGAAAAAGACTGGAAGACTACCGCTTTCGATCACAACAAGACCAAGTTCAAATTGCTGGGCAAGCACGAGGAAGTGAAGTGTGCCAAGTGTCACATCGACAACAAGTTCAAAGACACACCCATGCAGTGCAATTCCTGTCACAAGAAAGATGACAAGCACAAGGGCAAGCTTGGACCAAAGTGCGAGTCTTGCCACACGGAAAAGAGCTGGAAGGAAATCCTGTTCGATCACGACAAGAAGACCAAGTACCCCCTGTTGGGCAAGCACAGGGAAGTAAAGTGCGACAAGTGCCACATCGACAACAAGTTCAAGGATACGCCCAAGGTCTGCAGTGCATGCCACAAAAAGGATGACGACAAAGCGCACAAGGGGAAATTCGGACAGAAGTGCGATACATGTCACGTCGAAAGGGAATGGAAAGAAATCACCTTCGATCACGACAAAGCCACTAAATATCCGTTGTTGGGGAAGCACAAACAGGCAAAGTGTGCGGCGTGCCATAAGGGCGATCTCTATAAAGACAAGTTGCCGACCAAGTGCAATTCATGTCACGAGAAGGACGACAAGCACAAAGGAAATTTCGGGCCGAAATGCGAGTCCTGCCACGTTGAAAAAGACTGGAAGGAAGTTCTCTTCGATCATGATAAACAAACCAAATATCCGCTGTTAGGCAAACACAGGCAAGCCAAGTGCGCGGCATGTCACAAGGGCGATGTGTATAAGGACAAATTGCCAAGCGATTGTGTTTCCTGCCATGAGAAGGACGACAAGCACAAGGGGCAGGAAGGCAAAAAGTGCGAGTCTTGCCATGATGCGCAAACCTGGAACAAGACAACCTTCGACCACAACAGAATGTCGGCGTTTCCGCTGCTTGGACGTCACCTGCTGGTGGAATGCAAAAAATGTCACGCTGCAGTGACGTTCAAGGATGCCAGGTCGGATTGCTGGTCGTGTCACGAAAAGGATGATGTCCACAAACGCAAACTGGCGACTGAATGTCAGATCTGTCACAACACGCGGGACTGGAAGGCATGGGATTTTGACCACAATAAAACCAGCTTCAAGCTGGACGGTCCGCATAAAAAAATCGGCGGCAAATGCTATGCCTGTCACAAGAAGCCGATGGATAAAAAAGTGCTGTTGTCCACAGCGTGCGGCATTTGCCATGATCGCGATGACGTGCACAACGGCAATTTTGGCGACCGCTGCGAACGTTGCCACGAAGGTAATGATTGGAAGCAGATCAAGATGGGTGTGGTAACTACACGCAAGAAATAG
- the tolR gene encoding protein TolR yields the protein MNYSRRSAHPPMSQINVVPYIDVMLVLLVIFMITAPLMNPGQIDLPSVGKSLAPPVAPLEVVIKRDTTLLLRDHAKGGVEFPVSHDELGSRLQQIVTKNPNQPVVISADKNVRYEEVINVMDMLQQQHIKKIGLLTKTR from the coding sequence ATGAACTATAGCCGACGTTCAGCTCATCCCCCGATGAGTCAGATCAACGTTGTGCCTTACATCGACGTGATGCTGGTGTTGCTGGTGATATTCATGATCACGGCACCGCTGATGAATCCTGGGCAGATTGATTTGCCCAGCGTCGGAAAATCGCTGGCACCGCCAGTGGCTCCGCTGGAAGTCGTGATCAAAAGAGACACTACGCTGCTCTTGCGTGACCATGCCAAGGGAGGAGTGGAATTTCCGGTATCGCATGATGAGCTTGGCTCTCGTTTGCAGCAAATTGTGACGAAGAATCCCAACCAGCCGGTGGTGATCTCTGCCGACAAGAATGTGCGCTATGAGGAAGTGATCAACGTCATGGACATGCTGCAACAGCAGCATATCAAGAAGATCGGTCTGCTCACCAAAACCCGATGA
- the tolA gene encoding cell envelope integrity protein TolA encodes MAHQEPYRLSAGVLALAVHLAFFAVLYFGVRWQSHPSERYTVEMWDSLPTTEVVPKQEPAPAPPPPVRMEPIPPAQVAVPVLPPVKAEIEIRDKKAKKTEVKPSPAKTDEKKEKAAAKARQEAEQRELAAYEANSEQRRQAVQAQVRAEVNAATQTQIDRYQDMIRNKIRRKMRTVSDVPESAEAIFKVTLLPDGMLMGDPVLVKSSGFPTYDDAAERAILSAEPLPVPTDVSLQKMFRELKLSIKP; translated from the coding sequence TTGGCACATCAAGAACCCTATCGTCTCTCGGCCGGGGTACTGGCGCTGGCGGTGCATTTGGCTTTTTTCGCCGTGCTGTATTTTGGCGTCCGTTGGCAATCCCATCCGTCAGAGAGATACACGGTGGAAATGTGGGATAGCCTGCCGACTACCGAGGTCGTACCCAAACAAGAACCTGCCCCGGCGCCGCCTCCGCCTGTCAGGATGGAACCGATCCCGCCTGCCCAGGTCGCAGTGCCAGTGTTGCCGCCGGTGAAGGCCGAGATCGAGATTCGCGACAAAAAAGCCAAGAAAACCGAAGTGAAGCCGTCACCAGCCAAAACAGACGAGAAAAAAGAGAAAGCGGCAGCCAAGGCCAGGCAGGAAGCCGAGCAGCGTGAACTGGCAGCGTATGAAGCGAATTCGGAACAGAGAAGACAGGCCGTACAGGCCCAGGTTCGCGCTGAAGTGAATGCGGCGACGCAGACGCAGATCGATCGCTATCAGGACATGATACGCAACAAGATAAGACGCAAAATGAGAACGGTGTCGGATGTGCCGGAAAGTGCGGAAGCGATTTTTAAAGTAACTTTGTTGCCGGACGGCATGCTGATGGGCGACCCTGTCCTGGTGAAGAGCAGCGGCTTCCCCACTTATGATGACGCTGCGGAGCGCGCCATCCTGTCGGCTGAGCCGCTGCCGGTACCGACAGATGTTTCGTTGCAGAAGATGTTCCGTGAATTGAAATTGTCGATCAAACCGTAG
- the ruvB gene encoding Holliday junction branch migration DNA helicase RuvB, whose product MIHNDDLSAAPRIISAAPASPQEEALERALRPKQLDEYVGQEKIRGQLEIFIQAARKRKEPLDHVLLFGPPGLGKTTLAQIIAREMGVNIRHTSGPVLERAGDLAALLTNLEPNDVLFIDEIHRLSPVVEEILYPALEDYQIDIMIGEGPGARSVKIDLPPFTLVGATTRAGMLTNPLRDRFGIVARLEFYTPEELQRIVTRSSGLLELPISPDGALEIAKRSRGTPRIANRLLRRVRDYADVRADGHATREVADAALIMLDVDSRGLDVMDRRLLQTVIEKFLGGPVGVDNLAAAIGEERDTIEDVIEPYLIQQGYLQRTPRGRMATANAYLHFGLVQPRNGNNKELWDE is encoded by the coding sequence ATGATCCACAACGACGACCTTTCCGCCGCACCGCGCATCATCTCTGCCGCGCCCGCTTCCCCGCAGGAGGAAGCGCTGGAGCGCGCGCTGCGTCCCAAGCAGCTCGACGAATATGTCGGACAGGAGAAGATACGCGGGCAGCTGGAGATATTCATACAGGCCGCACGAAAGCGCAAAGAGCCGCTCGATCACGTGCTGCTGTTCGGACCACCCGGCCTGGGCAAGACGACCCTGGCTCAGATCATCGCGCGCGAAATGGGTGTCAATATCCGTCACACTTCCGGCCCGGTGCTGGAACGGGCGGGCGATCTTGCAGCGCTGCTCACCAATCTCGAACCGAACGATGTGCTGTTCATCGACGAGATCCATCGTCTGTCGCCGGTGGTGGAAGAGATACTCTATCCCGCGCTGGAGGATTACCAGATCGACATCATGATCGGCGAGGGGCCGGGCGCACGCTCGGTAAAGATCGATCTGCCGCCATTCACGCTGGTCGGCGCGACCACGCGCGCCGGCATGCTGACCAACCCGCTACGCGACCGCTTCGGCATCGTGGCGCGTCTGGAATTTTATACGCCGGAAGAATTGCAGCGCATCGTCACGCGCTCGTCCGGTTTGCTGGAGCTGCCGATTTCGCCCGACGGTGCGCTGGAGATCGCCAAACGATCGCGCGGCACACCGCGTATCGCCAATCGCCTGTTGCGCCGAGTGCGCGATTACGCCGATGTGCGTGCCGATGGTCATGCCACGCGCGAAGTGGCGGATGCCGCCTTGATCATGCTGGATGTGGACTCGCGCGGTCTGGACGTGATGGACAGGCGGCTGTTGCAGACTGTGATCGAGAAATTCCTGGGCGGGCCGGTCGGTGTGGACAACTTGGCTGCCGCTATCGGCGAAGAGCGCGACACCATTGAGGATGTGATCGAGCCGTACCTCATCCAGCAGGGCTACCTGCAACGCACACCGCGAGGGCGCATGGCCACGGCAAATGCTTACCTGCATTTCGGCCTCGTGCAGCCGCGTAACGGGAATAACAAGGAATTGTGGGATGAGTGA
- the ybgC gene encoding tol-pal system-associated acyl-CoA thioesterase, protein MSKHKVFSWPVRVYFQDTDAGGVVYHASYVNFMERSRTEWLRTFGYSNAGLMRELGMVFVVRSLKLDYLKPALLDDLVTVTAQIKEIGRSRVSILQTVLRGEDVLIEGEVHLVCVDMKTFKPVSVPEVLRKHWD, encoded by the coding sequence ATGAGTAAACACAAGGTCTTTTCCTGGCCGGTTCGGGTGTATTTTCAAGATACCGACGCAGGTGGTGTCGTTTATCACGCCAGCTATGTGAACTTTATGGAGCGTTCGCGTACTGAGTGGTTGCGCACATTTGGTTATTCTAATGCGGGGTTGATGAGAGAATTGGGCATGGTGTTTGTGGTGCGTTCGCTCAAGCTGGATTATCTGAAACCCGCTTTGCTGGATGATCTGGTGACGGTAACCGCACAGATCAAGGAAATCGGGCGCAGTCGTGTGAGCATACTTCAGACGGTACTGCGCGGAGAAGATGTATTGATCGAGGGCGAAGTGCATCTCGTGTGTGTCGATATGAAAACTTTCAAGCCGGTGAGTGTGCCGGAAGTGTTGCGTAAACATTGGGATTGA
- the queE gene encoding 7-carboxy-7-deazaguanine synthase QueE: protein MSYTSSESLRISEIFYSLQGETSRVGLPTVFVRLTGCPLRCTYCDTAYAFTGGQTMTLQSIMDEVARYTPRYITVTGGEPLAQKNCLILLRALCETGYDVSLETGGALDVSGVDKRVMKVLDIKTPASGEVQKNLWSNLAHLNSHDEIKFVLCDEADYQWAKQLLQERELTQHCAVLFSPAQGQLAAKELAEWILRDRLPVRLQVQLHKLLWGNEAGH from the coding sequence ATGTCGTACACAAGCAGCGAGTCATTGCGCATCAGCGAGATATTTTATTCATTGCAGGGCGAGACCAGCCGTGTCGGCCTGCCGACTGTGTTTGTGCGCCTGACCGGGTGCCCGTTGCGTTGTACCTATTGCGATACAGCCTATGCTTTTACCGGCGGGCAGACCATGACACTTCAATCAATCATGGATGAAGTGGCGCGGTATACACCGCGTTACATCACTGTCACCGGCGGTGAGCCGCTGGCGCAGAAGAATTGTTTGATTTTGTTGCGAGCGCTATGCGAAACAGGTTACGACGTCTCGCTGGAAACAGGCGGGGCGCTGGATGTGAGCGGTGTGGACAAGCGGGTGATGAAAGTGCTGGACATCAAAACGCCGGCATCCGGTGAAGTGCAGAAAAACCTGTGGAGTAATTTGGCGCATCTCAATTCGCATGACGAGATCAAGTTCGTGCTGTGCGACGAGGCGGATTACCAATGGGCAAAGCAGCTGCTGCAGGAGCGTGAGTTGACGCAGCACTGTGCAGTGCTGTTCTCGCCAGCACAAGGGCAACTCGCTGCCAAGGAATTGGCCGAATGGATATTGCGTGACCGCTTGCCGGTACGCTTGCAAGTGCAGTTGCACAAACTGCTGTGGGGCAACGAGGCGGGGCATTGA
- the queC gene encoding 7-cyano-7-deazaguanine synthase QueC → MKRAVVLLSGGLDSATVLAMAREQGFECYALSVDYGQRHHAELAAAQKVAQALGAREHRILNIDLTGFGGSALTDSSIAVPEQASSGIPITYVPARNTIMLSLALAWAEVLHAQDIFFGVNAVDYSGYPDCRPEYVAAFERMANLATQAAVEGKPLTLHAPLLHLTKAEIIRQGVRLGVDYGLTVSCYQADEAGRACGRCDSCRLRREGFQSAGVPDSTRYRGE, encoded by the coding sequence ATGAAGCGAGCAGTAGTATTGCTGTCGGGAGGGCTGGATTCGGCAACTGTGCTGGCGATGGCGCGAGAACAGGGCTTTGAGTGTTATGCACTGAGCGTTGACTACGGGCAGCGGCATCATGCCGAACTTGCTGCGGCGCAAAAAGTGGCGCAGGCGCTTGGAGCACGTGAGCACCGTATATTGAACATCGACCTTACCGGGTTCGGCGGTTCTGCCCTGACCGATTCCAGCATTGCAGTGCCGGAGCAAGCAAGCAGCGGCATTCCGATTACTTACGTTCCGGCACGCAACACCATCATGCTGTCGCTTGCCCTGGCATGGGCGGAAGTGCTGCACGCGCAGGACATCTTTTTTGGTGTGAACGCCGTGGATTATTCCGGTTACCCAGATTGCCGTCCGGAATATGTAGCGGCGTTCGAACGCATGGCGAATCTGGCAACCCAGGCGGCAGTGGAAGGCAAGCCACTGACCTTGCATGCGCCGTTATTGCATCTGACCAAGGCAGAAATCATTCGGCAAGGCGTGCGGCTGGGCGTGGATTACGGACTCACGGTATCTTGCTACCAGGCCGACGAGGCCGGTCGCGCCTGCGGACGCTGCGATTCGTGCCGTTTGCGCCGGGAAGGATTTCAATCAGCCGGAGTGCCAGATTCCACGCGCTATCGCGGTGAATAG
- the tolB gene encoding Tol-Pal system beta propeller repeat protein TolB: MRFLGVVFLFFVSLSARAELTIEITGAGEHQIPISLVRFAGEEQLTGQSISTVVSNDLLRTGLFKLIDPAGKSPHEPGEVNYVEWPGVDALLIGKVVTLDGGRVEVRFRLLDMVRHAELVGMAVTAKTDQLRAIGHRVADLVYEKLTGNPGVFSTRIAYVNREGKNYRLVVADSDGYGEQTLLALNEPIMSPAWSPDGSQLAYVSFERGHASVYVQSLTTRQRTVLADFSGSNSAPAWSPDGKQLAMVLSRDGFSQIYIVRNDGKELHRITFSETIDTEPAFLPDGKSLLFTSDRGGSAQIYRVPLDGGFAERLTFEGTSNFSPRSSPDGKSFVFSHFVDGVFYIAVQDFETKQMQILTGGGWEKKPSFAPNGKLVLFATESQGRGILSTVSSDGRVKQKMVAQRGDIREPIWGPFLIK; this comes from the coding sequence ATGCGTTTTTTGGGAGTTGTCTTTTTGTTTTTTGTATCGCTGTCGGCACGGGCCGAACTGACCATCGAGATCACGGGGGCCGGTGAGCACCAGATCCCCATCTCGCTGGTACGTTTTGCCGGGGAAGAGCAGTTGACCGGACAGTCGATCAGCACAGTGGTGTCCAACGATCTTTTGCGCACAGGCCTGTTCAAGTTGATCGACCCTGCAGGCAAGTCGCCGCACGAACCGGGCGAAGTGAATTACGTCGAGTGGCCGGGCGTTGATGCGTTGCTAATCGGTAAAGTAGTGACTTTGGACGGCGGGCGCGTCGAGGTCAGGTTCCGCCTGCTGGATATGGTGCGCCATGCCGAGCTCGTCGGTATGGCAGTGACCGCCAAGACGGATCAATTGCGCGCCATCGGGCATCGCGTCGCCGATCTGGTCTACGAAAAATTGACGGGCAATCCCGGGGTGTTCAGCACCCGCATCGCTTACGTCAATCGGGAAGGAAAGAATTATCGTCTGGTCGTTGCGGATAGCGATGGCTACGGCGAACAGACCTTGCTGGCGTTGAACGAGCCGATCATGTCGCCCGCATGGTCACCGGACGGAAGCCAGCTTGCCTATGTCAGTTTTGAACGCGGCCATGCGTCTGTCTACGTGCAGTCATTGACGACACGTCAGCGCACTGTTCTGGCGGATTTTTCGGGGAGCAACAGCGCACCGGCATGGTCACCTGACGGCAAGCAACTCGCAATGGTGCTGTCGCGAGATGGCTTTTCACAGATCTATATCGTGCGAAACGATGGAAAAGAATTGCACCGTATCACCTTTAGCGAAACCATTGACACGGAGCCTGCCTTCTTGCCGGATGGCAAATCTTTGTTGTTTACCTCGGATCGCGGCGGCAGCGCACAGATTTATCGCGTGCCGCTGGATGGCGGTTTTGCGGAACGACTCACTTTCGAGGGGACCAGTAACTTTTCACCGCGATCAAGCCCAGATGGAAAGAGTTTCGTTTTCTCTCACTTTGTTGACGGGGTGTTCTATATTGCGGTCCAGGATTTTGAAACCAAACAGATGCAGATATTGACCGGCGGTGGCTGGGAGAAAAAACCGAGTTTTGCTCCCAATGGAAAACTGGTCTTGTTCGCAACCGAGTCGCAAGGTCGTGGTATATTGTCAACTGTTTCCAGCGATGGCAGAGTGAAGCAAAAGATGGTTGCTCAGCGCGGTGATATACGTGAGCCGATCTGGGGCCCTTTCCTTATTAAATAG
- the tolQ gene encoding protein TolQ: MELIQDLSFVHLVTNASLLVQLVMGLLLSVSLMSWWYIFLKLFAVRAAVKQASEFEDAFWGNSNLNALYQQANSQSRNDVGALERIFAAGFAEFVKLKKTHGVDSAAVMDGTRRAMRARYQREMDHLESHLSFLATVGSVSPYVGLLGTVWGIMNAFRGLSNVGQATLAQVAPGIAEALVATAMGLFAAIPAVVAYNRYAHDVTRLASRFESFIEEFSNVLQRQP, translated from the coding sequence ATGGAACTGATTCAGGATTTGTCGTTCGTTCATCTGGTCACCAACGCCAGCTTGCTGGTGCAGTTGGTAATGGGTTTGTTGCTATCGGTGTCGCTGATGTCGTGGTGGTACATCTTCCTCAAGCTGTTTGCTGTGCGCGCTGCTGTGAAACAGGCGAGTGAATTCGAGGATGCTTTCTGGGGGAATTCGAATCTGAATGCGCTCTACCAGCAGGCAAATAGCCAGTCTCGGAACGATGTGGGCGCATTGGAGCGTATCTTTGCGGCAGGTTTCGCCGAGTTCGTGAAACTCAAAAAAACGCACGGCGTGGATAGCGCGGCGGTGATGGATGGAACACGCCGCGCGATGCGCGCCCGTTATCAGCGCGAGATGGATCATCTGGAATCGCATTTGTCCTTTTTGGCCACGGTCGGTTCGGTCAGCCCGTATGTTGGCCTGCTTGGTACGGTGTGGGGCATCATGAACGCGTTCCGTGGCCTATCCAACGTTGGACAGGCCACGCTGGCGCAGGTCGCGCCGGGTATCGCCGAGGCACTGGTGGCAACGGCGATGGGGTTGTTCGCGGCGATTCCGGCGGTGGTGGCGTACAACCGTTATGCCCATGACGTGACGCGTTTGGCGTCGCGTTTCGAAAGTTTTATAGAAGAGTTCTCAAATGTGTTGCAGAGGCAGCCATGA
- the ybgF gene encoding tol-pal system protein YbgF yields the protein MRFWLLICLCVASSHASAGLFADDDARKQIQQLDARITKLEQALSSAEADKEQFVRSTLDLQMQLEAVNTDLRKLHGQNEELVHSLQDAEKRQKDFYIDLDTRLRRIEAGDPAVANSSGHADGSKDVSTDPLGENRAFEAAYTFYKAENYQSAASAFSDFLKAYPQSVHEANVDYWMGNSYFLMKDYKNCLNSYETLVSKFPDHPRVAEAMLNIAECQLELKNKTAARKTLKQLITQFPGSDASDKAKKRLAAIK from the coding sequence ATGCGATTCTGGTTGTTGATCTGTTTGTGCGTCGCGAGCAGTCACGCTTCGGCGGGACTGTTCGCTGACGACGATGCACGCAAGCAGATACAACAACTGGATGCACGCATTACCAAACTTGAGCAGGCCTTGTCCTCCGCAGAGGCGGACAAGGAACAGTTTGTTCGTTCCACGCTCGATTTGCAGATGCAACTGGAGGCAGTGAATACCGATTTGCGCAAACTTCACGGGCAGAACGAAGAGCTTGTGCATAGCTTGCAGGACGCCGAAAAACGCCAAAAGGATTTCTATATCGATCTGGACACGCGTCTGCGGCGCATCGAAGCGGGTGATCCTGCGGTTGCAAACTCATCCGGACATGCTGATGGTTCCAAGGATGTGTCGACGGATCCGTTGGGCGAGAACCGTGCATTCGAAGCCGCATACACGTTTTACAAAGCCGAAAATTATCAGAGTGCCGCATCGGCATTCAGCGATTTTTTGAAGGCTTACCCGCAATCGGTGCATGAAGCGAACGTCGATTACTGGATGGGTAATTCTTATTTCTTGATGAAGGATTACAAGAATTGCCTGAACAGTTATGAGACATTGGTCAGTAAATTTCCTGATCATCCCCGTGTAGCGGAGGCAATGCTCAATATTGCCGAGTGCCAGCTGGAATTGAAGAACAAGACAGCAGCCAGAAAAACCCTTAAACAGCTCATTACCCAATTCCCGGGCAGCGACGCTTCCGACAAGGCGAAGAAGCGCCTTGCCGCTATCAAGTAG
- a CDS encoding NAD(P)-binding domain-containing protein, with amino-acid sequence MNIESFAIYLAPLALIVFFYLRGRYKHESSAVEVLTESIEAGLTEPSSLHPEINPNLCMGAGSCITACPEGAIGMIKGKAVLINPTHCIGHGVCAPACPHDAIKLVFGTAKRGMDIPQVNPNFETNVPGIFIAGELGGMGLIRKAATQGIQAMESIAKLKGGNNPYDVVIIGTGPAGLAATLSAIENKLRYVTIEQEEALGGAIFQYPRNKIVMTAPVKLPLVGKVHFQEVSKEKLLEFWQGIIRQTGLKLNFNERMENITKTDKGFTVKTTKGSYETRAVLLAIGRRGTPRKLGVPGEDLPKVVYRLIEPEQYKNMHVLVVGGGDSALEAAMAIADQPGTTVTLSYRSDAFGRGKPKNRDRLKLMSEQGQLTVRLKSNVKLVEKDKVTLEQEGNMLVIPNDAIIVCAGGILPTPFLKQIGVIVESKFGTE; translated from the coding sequence ATGAATATTGAATCCTTTGCAATCTATCTGGCACCCCTCGCGCTGATCGTGTTCTTCTATTTGCGCGGACGGTACAAGCATGAATCATCGGCCGTCGAAGTGCTGACCGAATCCATAGAGGCCGGATTGACCGAGCCTTCCTCCTTGCACCCCGAAATCAACCCCAACCTTTGTATGGGTGCAGGCAGTTGCATCACCGCCTGCCCGGAGGGTGCGATCGGCATGATCAAGGGCAAAGCGGTGTTGATCAATCCGACCCACTGCATCGGTCACGGAGTTTGCGCGCCCGCATGTCCTCATGACGCCATCAAGCTGGTGTTCGGTACGGCTAAACGCGGCATGGATATCCCGCAAGTGAATCCCAACTTCGAGACCAATGTACCCGGCATCTTCATCGCGGGAGAATTAGGCGGAATGGGCCTGATTCGCAAGGCAGCCACCCAAGGCATCCAGGCGATGGAATCCATCGCCAAGCTGAAAGGCGGAAATAACCCCTACGATGTGGTCATCATCGGCACCGGGCCTGCCGGTTTGGCAGCCACGCTGTCGGCAATTGAAAATAAGTTGCGATATGTCACCATCGAACAGGAAGAAGCACTCGGCGGAGCCATCTTCCAATACCCGCGCAACAAGATCGTGATGACGGCGCCGGTAAAGCTGCCCTTGGTAGGTAAAGTACACTTTCAGGAAGTCAGCAAGGAAAAGCTGCTCGAATTCTGGCAAGGCATCATCCGGCAGACCGGCTTGAAACTGAATTTCAACGAGCGCATGGAGAACATTACCAAGACTGACAAAGGCTTCACCGTTAAAACCACCAAGGGGTCTTACGAAACACGCGCTGTGCTGCTTGCCATCGGTCGTCGCGGTACGCCGCGCAAACTGGGCGTACCGGGAGAAGATCTGCCTAAAGTCGTATACCGCCTGATCGAACCCGAGCAATACAAGAATATGCATGTGCTGGTGGTGGGTGGCGGAGACAGCGCCCTTGAAGCAGCCATGGCCATTGCCGATCAACCGGGAACGACCGTCACCCTCTCCTACCGCAGCGACGCTTTCGGGCGCGGCAAACCGAAAAACCGCGACCGCCTGAAATTAATGTCGGAACAGGGACAGCTCACTGTGCGCCTGAAATCGAATGTGAAACTCGTCGAGAAAGACAAAGTCACTCTTGAACAGGAGGGGAACATGCTTGTGATCCCCAACGATGCGATCATCGTTTGTGCAGGCGGTATTTTGCCCACGCCATTCCTCAAGCAGATCGGTGTGATCGTCGAATCCAAGTTCGGCACTGAATGA
- the pal gene encoding peptidoglycan-associated lipoprotein Pal, producing the protein MKKIILSIVLVNLLAACASEKPKETVSEPAAAPTATAPAATAAAEPAQTTTAADAAAAAAAAAAAMPEVRSAYFPFDVDAVQESDRAAIQANGAYLGKNKDVKVRVEGNADERGSTEYNLALGQRRANNVKKLLVLSGAKASQIETVSFGEEKPRCAEHNEACWSQNRRADIVYPNK; encoded by the coding sequence ATGAAGAAAATCATCCTGAGTATTGTTTTGGTAAATCTTTTGGCTGCTTGTGCCAGCGAAAAACCGAAAGAGACTGTCAGCGAGCCTGCTGCTGCACCGACTGCTACAGCGCCTGCTGCTACTGCAGCTGCAGAACCAGCACAGACAACTACAGCCGCTGACGCGGCAGCCGCAGCGGCCGCTGCCGCCGCCGCAATGCCGGAAGTTCGTAGCGCATATTTCCCGTTTGACGTGGATGCCGTTCAAGAATCTGACCGTGCCGCAATACAGGCGAATGGAGCTTATCTGGGCAAGAACAAGGATGTCAAAGTTCGAGTGGAAGGCAATGCCGATGAGCGTGGCAGCACCGAATACAACTTGGCTCTGGGTCAGCGTCGTGCCAATAACGTGAAGAAGTTGCTGGTTCTGTCCGGAGCCAAGGCTTCGCAAATCGAGACAGTCAGCTTCGGCGAAGAAAAACCGCGTTGCGCCGAACATAATGAAGCATGCTGGTCGCAGAATCGTCGCGCAGATATCGTTTACCCCAATAAGTAA